In the Flavobacterium sp. 90 genome, ACCTGGTTTATACGCAAGTTTCCCCAAGGCGCTAAAAGTTGTTTTGTTTTTTCGAATAGAAGCGCTTGCAAAACAAACTTCGGGTAAATCTTCGACACCAAAAGCGCTTTTCAGTTTAAGATTTTGTTCCCTGTCTCCATCCGCAGTGGTAGAATCAGATAAATCCAGTTTTACCAAAATCACATTGTCGCGTGACCAAACTGCAAAATCAGGAGTTTTAAAGATTTCGTTTTGAAGATTTTCCGGTACACCTGAG is a window encoding:
- a CDS encoding thioredoxin family protein, with protein sequence MTKKLLILLFFLGSFFMHSQNLVWRTNMTDAIAISNEQRKPMLILFTASGVPENLQNEIFKTPDFAVWSRDNVILVKLDLSDSTTADGDREQNLKLKSAFGVEDLPEVCFASASIRKNKTTFSALGKLAYKPGGAKAWIAESNAILHPSE